A genome region from Populus alba chromosome 5, ASM523922v2, whole genome shotgun sequence includes the following:
- the LOC118061880 gene encoding uncharacterized protein, whose product MSSGWRRTVGNVRSFIGNSLGGLRGGSNVASWIVAGTLAYYLWIKPSQDLKRQQEERAALASSDPYRYIEKRKPIPDPQETGLIYGKKNRTDKSEE is encoded by the exons atgtcgaGCGGGTGGAGAAGAACAGTGGGGAATGTAAGGTCGTTCATAGGGAATTCATTGGGAGGGCTGAGAGGAGGAAGTAATGTAGCGTCGTGGATCGTTGCAGGAACTTTAGCTTACTATCTATGGATTAAGCCATCACAAGATCTGAAGCGACAACAAGAG GAAAGGGCAGCACTTGCCAGTTCTGATCCTTATCGCTACATTGAGAAGCGGAAACCAATTCCTGATCCACAG GAAACTGGATTGATATACGGAAAGAAGAATAGAACAGACAAATCAGAGGAATAA
- the LOC118061881 gene encoding 3-hydroxy-3-methylglutaryl-coenzyme A reductase 1 — protein sequence MDTRRRPPKPRRPTSSQDGGGHHLHQKRLPPTIDNSSPSSPPKASDALPLPLYLTNAIFFTLFFSVAYYLLYRWRDKIRNSTPLHVVTFPEIAAIISLTASFIYLLGFFGIDFVQTFITRSSHDAWELEGSHNPNFLINKDHRLVTCPPPASIDPIPKLPNPETIITPLASVEDEEIVKSVTEGTLPSYSLETKLGDCKRAAVIRREALQRTTGRSLEGLPIEGFDYDSILGQCCEMPVGYVQIPVGIAGPLSLNGMEFMVPMATTEGCLVASTNRGCKAIYASGGASSVLYADGMTRAPVVRFETAKRASELKLFLEDPDNFDTLSTVFNRSSRFGRLQGIQCAMAGKNLYIRFKCSTGDAMGMNMVSKGVQNVLDFLQADFPDMEVIGISGNYCSDKKPAAVNWIGGRGKSVVCEAIIEEEIVKKVLKTSVASLVELNMLKNLAGSAIAGALGGFNAHASNVVSAIFIATGQDPAQNVESSNCITMMEAVNDGKDLHISVTMPSIEVGTIGGGTQLASQSACLNLLGVKGASRESAGSNSVLLANIVAGSVLAGELSLMAAIAQGQLVKSHMKYNRSSKDISTVAS from the exons ATGGACACCCGCCGCCGCCCACCTAAACCACGACGCCCCACCTCCTCTCAAGATGGTGGTGGTCACCATCTCCATCAGAAGCGACTTCCTCCTACCATCGACAACAGCTCTCCATCATCGCCACCGAAAGCATCAGACGCGCTTCCCCTCCCTCTTTACCTAACAAACGCCATTTTTTTCACGCTTTTCTTCTCCGTAGCCTACTACCTCCTCTACCGTTGGCGTGACAAGATCCGTAACTCTACGCCACTCCATGTCGTTACTTTCCCCGAAATCGCCGCCATTATTTCCCTAACGGCTTCCTTTATTTaccttttaggtttttttggaATCGATTTCGTTCAAACATTCATCACGCGCTCTTCTCATGACGCGTGGGAGTTAGAAGGTTCCCATAATCCTAATTTCCTCATCAACAAAGATCACCGTCTTGTTACTTGCCCTCCTCCCGCAAGTATCGATCCCATTCCCAAACTACCCAATCCTGAGACAATAATTACACCTTTAGCCTCcgtagaagatgaagaaatcgTAAAGTCCGTCACGGAAGGTACACTACCTTCTTATTCGCTTGAAACAAAGCTCGGTGATTGTAAACGAGCGGCTGTGATTCGTCGGGAGGCGTTACAGAGGACGACAGGGAGGTCCTTAGAGGGTTTACCTATTGAAGGATTTGATTATGACTCGATTTTAGGACAGTGCTGCGAAATGCCGGTGGGATACGTACAGATCCCGGTGGGGATTGCCGGCCCTTTGTCGCTAAACGGGATGGAGTTTATGGTCCCAATGGCGACGACGGAGGGTTGTTTGGTCGCGAGTACGAACAGAGGGTGTAAGGCGATTTACGCTTCAGGTGGGGCTAGCAGTGTATTGTACGCAGATGGAATGACTAGAGCTCCTGTTGTTAGGTTCGAGACGGCGAAACGAGCTTCAGAATTGAAGTTGTTCTTGGAGGATCCTGATAATTTTGATACTCTGTCCACTGTTTTTAACAG GTCAAGTAGGTTTGGGAGGCTTCAAGGAATTCAATGCGCTATGGCTGGGAAGAATCTTTATATCAGATTTAAATGTAGTACTGGAGATGCAATGGGGATGAACATGGTCTCCAAAGGGGTTCAGAATGTGCTTGATTTCCTTCAGGCTGATTTCCCTGACATGGAAGTTATTGGCATCTCTG GTAATTACTGTTCGGATAAGAAACCTGCTGCTGTAAACTGGATTGGCGGACGTGGAAAATCTGTTGTTTGCGAGGCAATTATCGAGGAAGAGATAGTAAAGAAGGTGTTGAAAACAAGTGTGGCTTCCCTTGTGGAGCTCAACATGCTCAAGAATCTTGCTGGTTCTGCTATTGCTGGTGCTCTTGGTGGATTTAATGCCCATGCCAGCAATGTTGTCTCTGCCATCTTCATAGCCACTGGCCAGGATCCTGCACAGAATGTTGAGAGTTCTAACTGCATTACCATGATGGAAGCTGTCAATGATGGAAAGGATCTTCACATCTCTGTGACTATGCCTAGCATTGAG GTGGGTACAATTGGGGGTGGAACTCAACTTGCATCCCAGTCTGCTTGCCTGAACTTACTTGGTGTAAAGGGTGCAAGCAGAGAGTCAGCTGGCTCCAACTCAGTACTCTTGGCCAACATAGTGGCTGGTTCAGTTTTAGCTGGGGAGCTCTCTCTAATGGCTGCCATTGCACAAGGGCAACTTGTCAAGAGTCACATGAAATACAACAGATCCAGCAAGGATATATCCACAGTTGCATCTTAG